In Blastopirellula sediminis, the following proteins share a genomic window:
- the tssA gene encoding type VI secretion system protein TssA, producing MAEVDVAELISPVSDDRPAGDPDAYSHRLHDQFRELRREEDADDFDDVTRPAVLKQADWAGIVDLARNSLLHDSKDLRVVCHLIEGLARTEGIDGIAAGLDLLKNLIEQRWDSLNPPLENGPEARLAPLANLLDDEDRGVLFPRTVRRVPLLSNSQGQLTAVDWTQWQQSKNQEDQARLSRILTAATREDVEHAAQEAKRSHEAAREIARLLDERLGCDATALLNLQKALEECQRLLAAELAKRPAAVETAQPQSAAPSTAAAPSVNYGAGADVGDIVVRRQELYRQLSAAADLLEQIEPNSPAPFLVRRAVQLGQLPFPQLMQAIVREQAVLDELQRQIGGSQTSATAS from the coding sequence ATGGCCGAAGTAGACGTAGCCGAACTGATTTCGCCCGTCTCCGACGATCGCCCTGCCGGCGATCCGGACGCCTATTCGCATCGTTTGCACGATCAATTTCGGGAACTGCGCCGCGAAGAAGACGCCGACGATTTTGACGACGTCACGCGTCCCGCCGTTCTCAAGCAGGCCGATTGGGCCGGTATTGTCGATCTTGCTCGTAATTCGCTTTTGCACGACAGCAAAGATCTCCGCGTCGTCTGCCATCTGATCGAGGGACTGGCCCGCACCGAAGGGATCGACGGCATCGCCGCTGGTCTGGATCTGCTAAAGAATCTGATTGAGCAGCGTTGGGATTCGCTCAATCCGCCGCTCGAAAACGGCCCGGAAGCCCGTCTCGCTCCGCTGGCCAATCTGCTGGACGATGAAGATCGCGGCGTCCTCTTTCCGCGAACCGTCCGCCGCGTCCCGCTTCTCTCGAACAGCCAAGGTCAGCTGACCGCCGTCGACTGGACGCAGTGGCAACAATCCAAAAACCAGGAAGACCAGGCTCGCTTGTCGCGGATTCTGACCGCTGCGACGCGCGAAGACGTCGAACATGCTGCGCAGGAAGCGAAGCGTTCGCACGAAGCGGCTCGCGAGATCGCTCGCTTGCTCGACGAACGTCTCGGCTGCGACGCGACCGCCTTGCTCAATCTGCAAAAGGCGCTCGAAGAATGCCAGCGGCTGCTCGCCGCCGAGTTGGCGAAGCGACCTGCCGCTGTCGAAACCGCACAACCGCAGAGCGCGGCGCCGAGTACGGCCGCTGCGCCTAGCGTGAACTACGGCGCTGGCGCGGACGTGGGCGACATCGTCGTTCGCCGCCAGGAACTCTACCGGCAGCTTTCGGCCGCAGCCGACCTGCTGGAGCAAATCGAACCGAACAGCCCCGCGCCTTTCCTTGTGCGTCGCGCCGTTCAACTGGGTCAGCTGCCGTTCCCGCAATTGATGCAAGCCATCGTTCGCGAGCAGGCGGTGTTGGACGAATTGCAAAGACAAATTGGCGGCTCGCAGACGTCTGCGACCGCAAGTTGA
- a CDS encoding type VI secretion protein IcmF/TssM N-terminal domain-containing protein translates to MLMKILGSMWQGLASLGNLITAPVAATARAQGTARLLLWLVHGLAIIGILVGLWWLNDYLELEKSVRFPSAFVRSSWLPILFLLGYALGWQVWWMMRLVGQRVSVSPYPDLDQAWSEATEQLMRNSVSLVNEPLFLVLGQTAAGDANFCSAAGLSLTQPPTPRGADAPLRVWADERGVFVSLRGASLLGLQASRLQELARAAEEANPLEVVVSGNDPGSDPVYADFLNVDGPTVAVMPSKQRNLDSIAASAETKLDEAESNLALAFAEPSAAARIRSAPRAEVKSTVEISKEEIDEALDRLDYVIDLIRHARAPYCTHNGVIVLVPGDATENLAVAQQTAVLMQHDLQQVRQASEVAGAVTAIFCDAEQISGCDEILRRFPEEHRRRRFGAELPNIPAADFGNIKEILRRGVEWVNRSLASALAYRIFAQRETFHGDQRREIESNRMLYQFVSSLDRRSDAILRILTRGLYPEHHGDWIPSGWYLAATGSDPLTEQGFLPGVMTLVFNSQNYVSWTEDARRRDRMRNWLTIFGYAGLGAAVLTMLIVAVTRM, encoded by the coding sequence ATGTTGATGAAGATTTTAGGTTCGATGTGGCAGGGCCTGGCGAGTCTCGGCAACCTGATCACCGCTCCGGTCGCTGCGACGGCTCGCGCTCAAGGAACGGCTCGCTTGCTGCTGTGGCTGGTCCACGGGTTGGCGATCATCGGCATCCTGGTCGGCCTGTGGTGGCTGAACGACTATTTAGAGCTTGAGAAGTCGGTTCGCTTTCCGTCGGCTTTCGTTCGCTCGAGCTGGCTGCCGATTCTGTTTTTGTTGGGCTACGCCTTGGGCTGGCAGGTTTGGTGGATGATGCGTTTGGTTGGCCAGCGCGTCAGCGTCTCCCCCTACCCTGACCTCGATCAAGCCTGGAGCGAAGCGACCGAACAACTGATGCGCAACAGCGTCTCGCTGGTGAACGAACCGCTCTTTTTGGTCTTGGGGCAAACGGCTGCCGGGGACGCCAACTTTTGCAGCGCCGCCGGTTTGTCGCTGACGCAGCCGCCGACTCCGCGCGGCGCCGACGCTCCGTTGCGCGTTTGGGCTGATGAACGCGGCGTCTTCGTTTCGCTCCGCGGCGCTTCGCTGCTAGGACTGCAAGCTTCCCGTTTGCAGGAACTGGCCCGCGCCGCCGAAGAAGCGAACCCGCTGGAAGTAGTCGTTTCCGGCAATGATCCCGGCAGCGATCCGGTTTACGCCGACTTCCTCAACGTCGATGGTCCTACCGTCGCCGTGATGCCGTCGAAGCAGCGCAACCTGGACTCAATCGCCGCTTCAGCCGAAACGAAGCTGGACGAAGCGGAATCAAACTTGGCGCTCGCCTTCGCCGAACCGTCGGCCGCCGCTCGAATTCGCTCGGCGCCGCGTGCCGAGGTGAAGTCGACCGTCGAAATCTCGAAAGAAGAGATCGACGAAGCGCTCGATCGGCTCGACTACGTGATTGATCTGATTCGACATGCCCGCGCTCCGTACTGCACGCACAACGGGGTGATCGTGCTGGTCCCTGGGGACGCGACCGAAAACCTGGCCGTCGCCCAACAGACGGCCGTTTTGATGCAGCATGATCTGCAACAGGTTCGCCAGGCGAGCGAAGTCGCCGGCGCCGTTACCGCGATCTTCTGCGACGCCGAACAAATCAGCGGCTGCGACGAAATTCTCCGTCGCTTTCCGGAAGAACATCGCCGTCGTCGCTTCGGCGCCGAGCTGCCGAACATCCCAGCGGCCGACTTCGGCAATATCAAAGAGATTCTCCGCCGCGGCGTCGAGTGGGTGAATCGTTCGCTCGCCTCCGCCCTGGCCTACCGCATCTTCGCCCAACGCGAAACGTTCCACGGCGACCAGCGCCGCGAGATCGAAAGCAATCGGATGCTTTACCAGTTCGTCAGCTCGCTGGATCGTCGCAGCGATGCGATCCTGCGGATCCTGACGCGGGGGCTCTATCCGGAACATCACGGCGATTGGATTCCGTCAGGCTGGTACCTGGCCGCGACTGGAAGCGATCCGCTGACCGAACAAGGGTTTCTGCCCGGGGTGATGACGTTGGTATTCAACTCCCAGAACTACGTCAGCTGGACCGAAGACGCGCGACGTCGCGATCGAATGCGAAACTGGCTGACGATCTTCGGCTACGCTGGACTTGGCGCCGCGGTCCTGACGATGCTGATCGTCGCCGTCACGCGGATGTAA
- the tssC gene encoding type VI secretion system contractile sheath large subunit — MAAENQTNAGGAATMELTLLDQILENTRPLDDAEMELNKSYIEEFVRQAAGDQTKVSKDAATKINFWIAELDKKISAQLNEVMHAEKFQQLESTWRGLHYLVHESETGTSLKIRVMNATKRDLLKDLETAVEFDQSAIFKKIYEEEYGQLGGQPYGLLIGDYEFSRRPEDINLLKLMSNVAAAAHAPLISAASPSLFNLDSFSDLPNPRDLAKIFEGATHTSWRSFRDSEDSRYVALTLPHVLGRLPYGEEFKKVEEFNFEEAVDGKDYTKYLWMNAAWAYGARITNAFSKYGWFAKVRGVEGGGKVENLPVHTFPTDDGDVAMKCPTEIAISDRREFELSNLGFLPLLHAKNTDYAVFMGAQSCQKPKVYFDEDANANAELSARINFLLCVSRFAHYLKVMARDKIGSNLEVAEAERWLNSWISNYVCDPATAGDETKAKCPLADARVEVREVKGKPGWYEAVAWLRPHFQLETLEASMRLVAEVPKQG, encoded by the coding sequence ATGGCTGCTGAAAACCAAACCAACGCCGGCGGAGCGGCGACCATGGAGCTGACGCTCCTGGATCAGATCCTGGAAAACACCCGTCCGCTCGACGACGCGGAAATGGAATTGAACAAGTCGTACATCGAAGAATTCGTTCGCCAGGCCGCCGGTGACCAGACCAAGGTCTCGAAGGACGCCGCGACGAAGATCAACTTCTGGATCGCTGAGCTCGACAAGAAGATCTCGGCCCAGCTGAACGAAGTCATGCACGCCGAAAAGTTCCAGCAACTGGAAAGCACCTGGCGCGGCCTGCACTACCTGGTCCACGAATCGGAAACCGGCACCTCGCTGAAGATTCGCGTCATGAACGCGACCAAGCGCGACCTGCTGAAGGACCTGGAAACCGCGGTCGAATTCGACCAGAGCGCGATCTTCAAGAAGATCTACGAAGAAGAATACGGCCAACTCGGCGGTCAGCCTTACGGTCTGCTCATCGGCGATTACGAGTTCTCGCGTCGTCCGGAAGACATCAACCTGTTGAAGCTGATGTCGAACGTCGCCGCTGCGGCTCACGCTCCGCTGATCTCGGCCGCTTCGCCGTCGCTGTTCAACCTCGACAGCTTCTCGGACCTGCCGAACCCGCGCGACCTGGCCAAGATCTTCGAAGGCGCGACCCACACCTCGTGGCGTTCGTTCCGCGACAGCGAAGATTCGCGTTACGTCGCTCTGACCCTGCCGCACGTCCTCGGACGTCTGCCGTACGGCGAAGAGTTCAAGAAGGTTGAAGAATTCAACTTTGAAGAAGCGGTCGACGGCAAGGACTACACCAAGTACTTGTGGATGAACGCCGCGTGGGCCTATGGCGCTCGCATCACCAATGCGTTCTCGAAGTACGGCTGGTTCGCCAAGGTTCGCGGCGTCGAAGGCGGCGGTAAGGTCGAAAACCTGCCGGTTCACACCTTCCCGACCGACGACGGCGACGTCGCCATGAAGTGCCCGACCGAAATCGCGATCAGCGATCGTCGTGAATTCGAGCTGTCCAACCTCGGCTTCCTGCCGCTGTTGCACGCCAAGAACACCGACTACGCCGTCTTCATGGGCGCCCAAAGCTGCCAGAAGCCGAAGGTTTACTTCGACGAAGACGCCAACGCCAACGCCGAACTGTCGGCCCGCATCAACTTCCTGTTGTGCGTGTCGCGTTTCGCCCATTACCTGAAGGTCATGGCTCGCGACAAGATCGGCTCGAACCTGGAAGTCGCCGAAGCCGAACGTTGGCTCAACAGCTGGATCAGCAACTACGTTTGCGATCCCGCCACGGCCGGCGACGAAACCAAGGCCAAGTGCCCGCTGGCCGACGCTCGCGTCGAAGTCCGCGAAGTCAAAGGCAAGCCGGGTTGGTACGAAGCCGTCGCTTGGCTCCGTCCGCACTTCCAGCTCGAAACGCTCGAAGCCTCGATGCGTTTGGTCGCCGAAGTGCCGAAGCAAGGCTAG
- a CDS encoding PRC-barrel domain-containing protein, with protein MKRLWMTSGLAAALLISAPVLADDAVPAADPGVSVKVNAERDVDVDRQSTETKVQTGADLIGMTVKNSEGKSLGTINDAVVDLQSGKIRYVAVSFGGFAGIGDKLFAVPFQAVAVHQGDKPFVEFDVTEKTLENAQGFDQDKWPDFGDAKWVMMNDRAYDFERKNEVNDGSLATADSNSPVDVTAMRLSTLDGITVKNTEGDTIGSISDVALNMKKGQVEYVALSFGGFAGIGDKLFAVPLEALKFQKGENENFLVMNVTEKQLEDRQGFDQSNWPHRADQTWSGKTLINKDRKIDINVNVDTK; from the coding sequence ATGAAACGTTTATGGATGACCAGCGGCCTGGCCGCCGCTTTGCTGATCAGCGCCCCGGTTTTGGCTGACGATGCAGTGCCGGCAGCGGACCCTGGGGTGAGCGTCAAAGTCAACGCCGAGCGTGACGTGGACGTCGATCGACAATCGACCGAGACCAAGGTCCAGACCGGCGCTGATTTAATCGGCATGACGGTGAAGAACTCGGAAGGGAAAAGCCTCGGTACGATCAACGACGCCGTCGTCGACTTGCAGTCGGGCAAGATTCGCTACGTCGCGGTCAGCTTTGGCGGCTTCGCCGGCATCGGCGACAAGCTGTTCGCCGTCCCATTCCAAGCGGTAGCGGTCCACCAGGGCGATAAGCCGTTCGTCGAATTCGACGTCACCGAAAAAACGCTCGAAAACGCCCAAGGCTTCGACCAGGACAAGTGGCCTGACTTCGGCGATGCGAAGTGGGTGATGATGAATGATCGCGCCTACGATTTCGAGCGGAAGAACGAAGTCAATGACGGTAGCCTGGCGACCGCCGACTCCAACTCGCCGGTCGATGTGACCGCGATGCGTCTAAGCACGCTGGACGGCATCACCGTGAAGAATACGGAGGGGGACACGATCGGTTCGATCTCGGACGTCGCGCTCAACATGAAGAAGGGTCAGGTCGAATATGTCGCGCTGTCGTTCGGCGGTTTCGCCGGGATCGGCGACAAGCTGTTCGCCGTGCCGCTGGAAGCGCTGAAGTTCCAGAAGGGCGAGAACGAAAACTTCCTGGTGATGAACGTCACCGAGAAGCAGTTGGAAGATCGCCAGGGCTTCGACCAGTCGAACTGGCCGCACCGCGCCGACCAGACCTGGTCGGGCAAGACGCTGATCAACAAGGATCGCAAGATTGACATCAACGTGAACGTCGACACGAAATAA
- the tssB gene encoding type VI secretion system contractile sheath small subunit, translating to MSESLQHKLDRVRPPRVQITYDVETGGAMEVKELPLVVGVMADLSGQPKEALPGIKQRKFVPIDRDNFNSVLEKSGARVAMQVPNVLEDDNTNLSVELNFKDMTDFEPTAVARQVPVLANLLEMRDRLKQLLSKMEGNDALCGLLDNTLSDDSARDEVSKDLGVEAPTA from the coding sequence ATGAGCGAAAGCCTGCAACACAAGCTTGATCGCGTGCGTCCTCCGCGCGTGCAGATTACGTACGACGTCGAAACCGGCGGCGCCATGGAAGTGAAAGAGCTTCCGCTGGTCGTCGGCGTGATGGCCGATCTCTCGGGTCAGCCGAAAGAAGCTTTGCCGGGCATCAAGCAGCGCAAGTTCGTCCCGATTGATCGCGACAACTTCAACAGCGTCCTGGAAAAGAGCGGCGCCCGCGTCGCGATGCAGGTTCCGAACGTGTTGGAAGACGACAACACCAACCTCAGCGTCGAGCTGAACTTCAAAGACATGACCGACTTCGAGCCGACCGCCGTCGCTCGCCAAGTTCCGGTTCTGGCCAACCTGCTCGAAATGCGCGATCGCCTGAAGCAGCTCCTCAGCAAGATGGAAGGCAACGACGCTTTGTGCGGCTTGCTGGACAACACCCTGAGCGACGATTCGGCTCGCGACGAAGTCAGCAAAGACCTGGGCGTCGAAGCTCCGACCGCTTAG
- the tig gene encoding trigger factor, whose product MTSPDETTAVEAEQTEEPKKLSLEVKVESPSSCQRHVTVTVANEDVERYFDKAFDDMAPTAAVPGFRPGHAPRKLVEKRFRKEVANQVKGSLLMDSMAQASDEQNFSAISEPDFKFDAVELPEDGGPLTFEFDIEVRPEFDLPKWKGLEVKKLVKTFEKADIDKHLAKVLDRFSEIAPVDGPAEMDDYLTVNIVSKLDGKEIARAEDLSVRLRDTLSFQDANWEEFGKTVVGAKAGDKKTGKATVSEEAENEELKGKELELEIEVLEVKRLELPEMDGEFLKKIGGFESEGDLRDFVKGDMERQFEYHQQQQLRAAITEQLTKDANWDLPPALLRRQARRELERAVLDLRSYGFDEDTIRGYENTLRQNSLRSTEKALKEHFILERIAEEESIEDAPADYEREIMQIAAQSNQSPRSVRARLEKQGLMDTLRNQIIERKVIELITSEAKLNETPADAEAAASVAPVEFAITGVPAENAIPEAQEEGKEEA is encoded by the coding sequence ATGACGTCACCGGATGAAACCACGGCGGTCGAAGCCGAGCAAACCGAAGAGCCGAAAAAGCTGTCGCTGGAAGTGAAGGTCGAAAGCCCCAGCTCCTGCCAGCGCCACGTGACGGTGACCGTCGCGAACGAAGACGTCGAACGTTACTTCGACAAGGCGTTTGACGACATGGCCCCGACGGCGGCCGTTCCCGGTTTCCGCCCCGGTCATGCTCCCCGCAAGCTGGTCGAAAAGCGCTTCCGCAAGGAAGTCGCCAACCAGGTGAAGGGCTCGCTGCTGATGGACAGCATGGCTCAGGCCAGCGACGAGCAGAACTTCTCGGCGATCAGCGAACCCGACTTCAAGTTCGACGCCGTCGAACTGCCGGAAGACGGCGGTCCGCTGACCTTCGAATTCGATATCGAAGTTCGCCCGGAATTCGACCTGCCGAAATGGAAGGGGCTGGAAGTCAAGAAGCTGGTCAAGACCTTCGAGAAGGCTGACATCGACAAGCATCTGGCCAAGGTGCTGGATCGCTTCAGCGAAATCGCCCCGGTCGACGGCCCGGCCGAGATGGACGACTACCTGACGGTCAACATCGTCAGCAAGCTGGACGGCAAAGAAATCGCTCGCGCTGAAGACCTCAGCGTTCGTCTGCGTGACACGCTGAGCTTCCAGGACGCCAACTGGGAAGAATTCGGTAAGACCGTCGTCGGCGCCAAGGCGGGCGACAAGAAAACCGGCAAGGCGACCGTCAGCGAAGAAGCCGAAAACGAAGAACTGAAGGGGAAAGAGCTCGAACTCGAGATCGAAGTCCTGGAAGTGAAGCGTCTGGAACTGCCCGAAATGGACGGCGAGTTCCTGAAGAAGATCGGCGGCTTCGAAAGCGAAGGGGATCTCCGCGACTTCGTCAAAGGCGACATGGAACGCCAGTTCGAGTATCACCAGCAGCAGCAACTGCGTGCCGCGATCACCGAACAGTTGACCAAGGACGCCAACTGGGACCTGCCGCCGGCTCTGCTGCGTCGTCAGGCTCGCCGCGAACTGGAACGTGCCGTTCTCGACCTCCGCTCGTACGGTTTCGACGAAGACACGATCCGCGGCTATGAAAACACGCTGCGTCAAAACAGCCTCCGTTCGACCGAGAAGGCTCTGAAAGAGCACTTCATCCTGGAACGGATCGCCGAAGAAGAGTCGATCGAAGACGCCCCGGCCGATTACGAACGCGAGATCATGCAGATCGCCGCGCAGAGCAATCAGTCGCCGCGTAGCGTTCGCGCTCGCCTCGAAAAGCAAGGCCTGATGGATACGCTTCGCAACCAGATCATCGAACGCAAAGTGATCGAACTGATCACCAGCGAAGCGAAGCTCAACGAAACTCCGGCGGACGCCGAAGCCGCCGCGAGCGTCGCTCCGGTCGAATTCGCCATCACCGGCGTTCCGGCTGAAAATGCAATTCCGGAAGCTCAGGAAGAAGGCAAAGAAGAAGCGTAA
- a CDS encoding DotU family type IV/VI secretion system protein, translating into MQSPLAEDVRAVVDYGLDLLRRLETQQKVDLEYEQAVLLDLLQRDAIVAVSNSRRDEQAVNLQYALACWLDEIFTDCPQSTAAWNEQKVEMHLFGANDRAWRFWHEAELALRRGDHDPLEVYYLCVALGFRGEMRSQPEKLSSWISRARVAVGDIDDLQVSLEAELPPSCEARPLRGERRMQTMIAAACVVGLVAAPFLTFVVVDWFGR; encoded by the coding sequence ATGCAATCCCCCTTGGCAGAAGACGTACGTGCCGTAGTCGACTACGGTCTCGACCTGCTCCGCCGACTCGAGACGCAGCAGAAAGTCGATCTCGAATACGAGCAGGCGGTCTTGCTCGATTTGTTGCAACGGGATGCGATCGTCGCCGTTTCCAACTCGCGCCGCGACGAACAAGCCGTCAATCTGCAATACGCGCTCGCCTGCTGGCTCGACGAGATCTTTACCGATTGCCCGCAGTCGACCGCCGCGTGGAACGAACAAAAGGTGGAAATGCACCTGTTTGGCGCCAACGATCGGGCCTGGCGGTTCTGGCACGAAGCGGAGCTTGCCCTGCGTCGCGGCGATCATGATCCGCTCGAAGTCTATTACCTTTGCGTCGCCCTCGGATTCCGCGGCGAAATGCGGTCGCAACCGGAGAAGCTCAGTTCGTGGATCTCGCGGGCTCGCGTTGCGGTCGGAGATATCGACGACCTGCAAGTTTCGCTCGAAGCCGAACTGCCGCCGTCCTGCGAAGCTCGTCCGCTGCGGGGGGAACGCCGCATGCAAACGATGATCGCCGCCGCGTGCGTCGTCGGCCTGGTCGCCGCTCCGTTTCTCACCTTCGTCGTCGTCGACTGGTTCGGTCGCTAA